The following proteins are encoded in a genomic region of Flammeovirga pectinis:
- a CDS encoding OmpH family outer membrane protein → MKLKALFASLFAVILMSFATESSAQTKIFAYANLDSVVRAIPEFESKMKELESYQNQLYTSMQQQQQEFQSKYADFQQNQTNWLPEIIQQKAQELELLQRNLQEFQQTAQQNFAKRQDAAITPLRKRAEVALAEVAKAQGYQYVLPVEMLLYKDGADDITDAVITKVK, encoded by the coding sequence ATGAAATTAAAAGCTTTATTCGCATCTTTATTTGCGGTTATATTAATGAGTTTTGCTACTGAAAGCTCTGCTCAAACGAAAATCTTTGCTTACGCAAACCTTGATAGTGTTGTTAGAGCTATTCCTGAATTTGAATCTAAAATGAAGGAATTGGAAAGCTACCAAAATCAGTTGTATACATCTATGCAACAACAACAACAAGAGTTCCAATCTAAATATGCTGATTTCCAACAAAACCAAACTAATTGGTTACCAGAAATCATTCAACAAAAAGCACAAGAGTTAGAGTTGTTACAAAGAAACTTACAAGAGTTTCAACAAACTGCTCAGCAAAACTTTGCTAAACGTCAGGATGCTGCAATTACACCACTTCGTAAAAGAGCTGAAGTAGCTTTAGCAGAAGTAGCAAAAGCACAAGGATACCAATATGTATTACCTGTAGAGATGTTACTTTACAAAGATGGTGCAGATGATATTACAGATGCTGTAATTACAAAAGTAAAATAG
- a CDS encoding OmpH family outer membrane protein has protein sequence MLFALWSLMMLSSVAMAQQKVAYINEDSVITSMAEFKTQQKIIESYAKQFKTQIEMKQRTLQEKYQQLSQSQATLAPAEIQSKEQELQELQQEIQALQQRAQEGINKKQAEAMEPLMKKLEGQVAIVAKEGGYTIVIARGVMARIGAYLIDANGEDITGKVIAKMNGQ, from the coding sequence ATGTTATTCGCGCTTTGGTCGTTGATGATGCTATCTTCAGTGGCAATGGCTCAACAGAAAGTAGCCTATATCAATGAAGATAGTGTGATTACTTCTATGGCAGAGTTTAAAACTCAGCAAAAGATTATTGAATCTTATGCAAAACAGTTTAAAACTCAGATCGAGATGAAACAACGTACATTGCAGGAGAAATACCAGCAATTGTCGCAAAGCCAAGCAACTTTAGCCCCTGCGGAGATTCAATCAAAGGAACAAGAGTTACAAGAGTTACAACAAGAGATACAAGCTTTACAGCAACGTGCTCAGGAAGGTATCAACAAGAAACAGGCTGAAGCTATGGAACCTTTAATGAAAAAGTTAGAGGGACAAGTAGCAATTGTAGCTAAAGAAGGCGGTTATACAATTGTAATTGCTCGTGGTGTAATGGCAAGAATTGGAGCATACTTAATTGATGCGAACGGTGAAGACATTACAGGTAAAGTTATTGCTAAAATGAACGGGCAATAA
- a CDS encoding OmpH family outer membrane protein — MKNFLLITLFFLINLPLVNAQRFGYIDSQVIIEQLPEYNEAEGKLKKLTDKWLKELDNMKSEIADLERAYSHEEILLTPEMKAEKLENIAELKQALREFQTNHFGYEGLLYSKRMEYMKPLQDKISKACQTVARQKKLNFIFDKASDITLIYSDPKYNYTDFVLDELDEGDPEDSPR, encoded by the coding sequence ATGAAGAACTTCCTCTTGATTACTCTATTCTTTCTCATTAATCTGCCTTTAGTGAATGCTCAAAGGTTTGGATATATTGATTCACAGGTAATAATTGAACAATTACCTGAGTATAATGAGGCTGAAGGGAAATTAAAGAAATTGACGGATAAGTGGTTAAAAGAACTCGACAATATGAAATCTGAAATTGCCGATCTTGAAAGAGCTTATTCTCATGAAGAAATCTTGCTTACACCAGAAATGAAAGCAGAGAAACTAGAAAACATTGCTGAATTAAAACAGGCTTTGCGAGAGTTTCAAACCAATCATTTTGGGTATGAAGGATTGTTGTATTCGAAGAGAATGGAATATATGAAACCACTTCAGGATAAAATTTCAAAAGCTTGTCAAACAGTTGCTAGACAAAAAAAGTTGAATTTTATCTTCGATAAGGCATCAGATATCACTTTAATCTACTCAGATCCTAAATATAATTACACAGATTTCGTTTTAGACGAACTTGATGAGGGCGATCCTGAGGATTCTCCAAGATAA